One genomic segment of Thermosipho africanus Ob7 includes these proteins:
- a CDS encoding GGDEF domain-containing protein, translating into MKKIVKNLIIALFTFVVLGILINGNFVKDKYVLNSWNQKVPDQILLDEPSTCVYVTEFNDTSFDTLVIPKIIGNLFKVYLNGEEIYSYGTKTGNIWSYTYVVPLKNLNSKKNILKIEIFGLYDAGLPRFPFLTDRISALRYQSFQNFLRHDFYIISIGISFVAGIISFFLGYLLKAKQISQSYDLFGLFLVLTAIALFDYQVRTFHFNEITFLIFKKLFLISTYFSSLFYIAALEKYKLKRFRTKWLIWYVFFVSLLPVFSFDFNNYAKFSTVSNMLMLIVLLFVIYDVLHLKMSKLYFSTFFIVFSYIHIILYFLYVRSYHFQEFLTGYGTAFLSISVILMLTDEFEKMVAETNELSNSRYIDPLTKACNRNILEKLDNSNVEGFFVLIDLDNFKELNDRFGHEKGDEILKKFSNLIIENIRKEDLFIRLGGDEFALIVNLDDPKSFVERLRKLSINVINLDFSYGIVKFSKFSESYRLADKLLYDMKSRNKNK; encoded by the coding sequence ATGAAAAAAATTGTTAAAAACCTTATTATTGCACTTTTTACGTTTGTAGTGTTAGGTATATTGATTAATGGCAATTTTGTAAAAGATAAATATGTTTTAAATAGCTGGAATCAAAAGGTTCCAGATCAAATTTTGCTTGATGAGCCTAGTACGTGTGTTTATGTTACTGAGTTTAATGATACTAGTTTTGATACTCTAGTTATTCCAAAGATTATTGGTAATTTGTTTAAAGTTTACCTTAATGGAGAAGAAATATATTCTTATGGAACAAAGACTGGTAATATTTGGAGTTATACATATGTAGTTCCATTAAAAAATTTAAACTCAAAGAAAAATATATTAAAAATTGAAATTTTTGGTTTATATGATGCAGGACTGCCAAGATTTCCCTTTTTGACAGATAGAATAAGTGCTTTAAGATATCAAAGCTTTCAAAATTTTCTAAGGCACGATTTTTACATCATTTCAATTGGAATTTCTTTTGTTGCAGGGATAATATCTTTCTTTTTGGGTTATTTGTTAAAAGCAAAGCAGATAAGTCAATCTTATGACTTATTTGGTTTATTTTTAGTTTTAACAGCTATAGCGTTATTTGATTATCAAGTTAGAACTTTTCATTTTAATGAAATTACCTTTTTGATTTTTAAAAAGCTATTTTTGATTTCCACATATTTTTCTTCGCTATTTTATATAGCAGCTCTTGAAAAATATAAATTAAAAAGGTTTAGAACAAAATGGCTTATCTGGTATGTGTTTTTTGTTTCCCTCCTTCCAGTTTTTTCATTTGATTTTAATAATTATGCTAAGTTTTCGACAGTTTCAAATATGTTAATGCTTATTGTTTTGCTTTTTGTAATTTACGATGTTTTGCATTTGAAAATGAGCAAACTTTACTTTTCAACTTTTTTCATAGTATTTTCTTATATTCATATTATCCTTTACTTTTTGTATGTAAGATCATATCATTTTCAAGAGTTTTTAACAGGTTATGGAACAGCTTTCTTGTCAATTTCAGTTATTTTAATGCTTACAGATGAGTTTGAAAAAATGGTTGCAGAAACAAACGAACTTTCCAATTCAAGATATATTGATCCATTAACAAAAGCTTGTAACAGAAACATCTTAGAAAAATTAGATAATTCAAATGTTGAAGGTTTTTTTGTTCTTATAGATCTTGATAATTTTAAAGAATTGAATGATAGATTTGGCCATGAAAAAGGTGATGAAATTCTTAAAAAGTTTTCTAACTTAATTATAGAAAATATTAGAAAAGAGGATCTATTTATAAGGCTTGGTGGAGATGAGTTTGCTTTAATTGTTAATTTAGATGATCCTAAAAGTTTTGTTGAAAGACTTAGAAAGCTTTCAATAAATGTTATTAATCTTGATTTTTCATATGGCATAGTCAAATTTAGCAAATTTTCAGAATCTTATAGATTGGCAGATAAATTACTCTATGATATGAAATCAAGAAACAAAAATAAGTAA